DNA from Daucus carota subsp. sativus chromosome 1, DH1 v3.0, whole genome shotgun sequence:
CGTGAAAAGTCATCcacaaaagtaatataataacgTTTACCTCCTCTACTCATAGTGTTCTTAAAGTCACCTAAATCACTGTGAATTAATTCAAGCAATGTCGAAGACCGGTTTCCGATTTTATTAAAGGCCTTTTTAGGGTGCTTTGCTTCAACACATACTTcacatttatcaaaagatgTATTGCTGAATTCAGGGATTAGCCTAAGTTGTTTAAGCCTTTTCACAGAAGCAACATTTACGTGACCCAGTCTAGCATGCCATAAGGTAACAGATTCAGCAATATAAGCAGAAGCAGTAGCAATTTTATTATCAGTCAAAATATCAAGTACAAACAGCCCACCATTACAAAAGCCTTTGCCCACAAAATCACCATTTTTAGTAAGAACAAGTTTATCAGATTCAAAGGTTAATTTAATACCAGCTTTGTTCAATAAGGCTCCAGAAATCAGGTTTCTACGAATATCAGGGACATGCAAAACATTATGCAAAGCAATAGTTTTTCCAGAAGTAAGTTTAAGAGAAACCTTTCCCTTTCCAAGTATACTCACAGTGCTTGAGTTGCCCATGAAGACACATTCTCCATCAGATGCTTTATCATAGTCCTGGAACATATccttatttgaacaaatatgacGAGTTGCACCGGTATCCACCACCCATTCAGAAATATTGCTCACCAAATTTACTTCAGATACAACAGCAGCTATGATTTCTTCAGTGAGATTGGCCTGAGTCTGAGATTTGTCTTCCTTTGTTTTTGAACCAGGTCCCTTTCCTTGCCTACACTCCTTTGCGGCATGCCCGAATTTTCCACAAGTGAAGCAATTTCCTTTAAACTGCCTTCTCCCTTTGAAGttcttatttttcattttagtgCCATGGAACTGATTTGGACCTTTACCTTTTGGTCCTTTCTTATGACCTGCATCTTTTGACTCAACAAGATTAGCAGTAAATGAAGAATGACCAAGTGTTGTTTCATTTGTTTGAATTCGATTTTGTTCCTCAATCTTGATGTGAGACACTAACTCTTGCAGAGTGAAGTCCTTCTGTTTGTGCTTCATAGAATGAACATATGTTTGCCAAGATGGTGGTAATTTTTCAAGAAGACAATTAGCTTGAAACATTTCacaaattttcattccttcagcAATAATATCAGCACATAAATATTCATACTCATGAACTTGTTGAAGAACAGGCTTATCATCAGACATAcgaaaatttagccaacgacTACATGCATATTTCTTAGTCCCATAATCATCAGAACCATACTTGGTTTTTAaagcatcccaaatttctttgGCCTTTAAGGACTTGCTATAGATTAAATATAAAGCAGATGTCATATAATGCAATAACATTCCACGACAAGTCTTATTATCCTTCTCGAAATCTTTTCCAGAATTTTCAGGGGCTGAGTCTTTAGTGAGACAATAATCTACTCCAATTTGACTCAAGAAAAACTCCATCTTATCGGACcacattttataatttttcccaTCAAAAGGGTCTAATTTGGACATATCAGGAATAAAAGTATTGGAATTCATGGTGGCAGATAAGATATATGCTAACACAAAATTCAACTTTAGTATGTAGGAAAAGAAGAGAGCAAACCGAAAAGAACTTGAGAGAATGAAGGAGTCGTGGCGTGAATTAACACTGCCCTAAAGTTGAATTTGCCCCGCTACGTACACACGGCCTCTTGGCAATCAACCTCCAAGGTTACACGACTTCTATTTCTTTGGTGTAGTACAAAGAAATAGATTGAAAACACTCTTGATCATTGCCCAAAAATATACTTATATCTATAAGAGAGGAAaattgtttttgtgtgtgtgcaaACATGAGGGGGAGACCTCCTTTTATAAGAGCTCAAACTTGTAACTCCAAGAATGGCCAAAAGACACCATTAATTCAAGGAGGTAAAAAGGCTCCAAAGTGAAAAGTCACAAACTGAAAAGTCTTGAAGAtttttctagatttttcttttaaagcaaactatagaaataatatttatattaatattaattctaaCAACATGATCCTTTTTCAAATAGGAAATAGAAGGAACAAGTAAAATCAGGGAGGGATATAATCCAGCCACATGGATGTTTGAAGTTACTAGTTCTAAGCAAGAAATGCTTCTCGGGCTTGATTTCACTGAGGTCTATAAGAATTCAGCTCTGTACTGGTTAGTTGAATCTATTTCAgctaaatatattttggtacataattaaatttgaaaattggcCAATATGACTGGTTTTATATCTCAGCTCCTccagatatatatatttcaattaactTGTGTAAAATTGCAGAAGAAACAAAGCTCTAATCAAAGAATTAAGTTCCCCTCATCAGGGGTCGAGGGAACTATGCTTCCCCACTCACTACTCTCAACCATTCTGCAATCAATTCATGACTTGCCTATGGAAACAGAGAGCATCATACTGGCGGAATCCTCCCTACACTGGAGTCAGATTCCTCTTCACAACTTTCATCGCTTTGATGTTTGGTACATAAAAACTGATTAGAAGCTTACTAATTAAATGTCCAAACATGCATGTCTACTTAACCTCTTAAGTCTTATGTCATAATACGCAGGAGAACTCGACAGGATCTCTTCAATTCGATGGGGTCTATGTATTCTGCAGTCGTGTTCATTGGAATCCAAAATACCATAATTGTGCAGCCAGTAGTGGCTGTGGAGCGAACAGTGTTTTACAGAGAAAGAGCTGCTGGAATGTACTCGTCCATTGCATACGCGTTGGCTCAGGTAGACAATCTGTATCAGTTCTATGTTTATCTCATTTTGTAAGGAGTATATACCATATTGTGTGTTCATCATAATGAAGTCATTCGACGTTTTACAGGTTGTGGTAGAAGTACCACACGTTCTTGTGCAGACGGTGGTATATGGTGCTATAGTCTACTCAATGATCGGATTTGAATGGAGTGGAGCAAAATTCTTCTGGTACCTGTTGTTCATGTTTGCCACTTTGTTATACTACACCTTCTACGGCATGATGACTGTGGCTCTCACTCCCAACCTAAGCCTAGCTACTATTCTGGCGGGATCATTGTTTGGAATATGGaatttattttcaggattcgtTATCCCTGTAACAGTAAGTTTAGAGAATTTCTGAGAAATACATTAAACAAGTCGCGATTTTCTGAGAAATCTCTTTTGTTTGGTAAGCCCTGTAGCGTGGAGATGGTATTACTGGGCATGCCCTGTAGCGTGGAGCCTGTATGGAATGCTGGCTTCGCAATATGGTGATGTTAAGGACAAGCTGGAGGATTTGGACTTGAGTGTTGAAGAATTTGTCAAGAGTTATTCTGGATATCATCATGACTTTGTAGGAGTTGTTGCTGCTGTTGTATTGGGTTATGCACTTGTGTTCGCGTCCATTTTTGCCTTGTCGATCAGATATTTATTATACATGAATATTTTTgtattgttataatatatttaatgacatttaTTGCTTTTAAATTGAGATCAACGTGAGATTCAATTTTGAGATGATATTTATGTGTTTCAGCAGCTTTCTTGACTGATTCCAACTACAGCATACAGAGCAGCTAGGATTTTAATTCAGTTGTACGATACATCTTAAGTTTAATTGTTCAAAAAATTCGATACAATGTACTCTCTCAACTGCTGGGTTTATTATGTTAAATTTCTTTTGAGTTGTTCAAAAAATTCGATACCATTATgttgtaataaaaaaaatgttttaaagatGTGACTTTTAGTTTGCCATTCAGTTGGGGACGAATTCACTAAAGATCATCGCAAAGGGCTGAAAAATTGGGTCAAATTTGAACCAACAGTTAATTTAATGATGCAGTTGCAGAAAGTTGCTATTTTTCCAAATTGCAGAATGtagaaatcaaaatttatgtttCAAGGCAGCCACCCAGCAAGTTTAAAATTAACCACATGCCCTCATTTCAATATAAATGCAAGTCAGAAATGATACATTATCAGTTCATTTAGTTCTTCAGAACATGATAGGTTTGAATTGCTATTTTCattctcttttacaaattactGATGAAACAAACAAATCATCAGTCACTCTAGATTACACTGGGACCTTAAACAAATTTACATTTTCGGAAAAAGAAGAAATCAAAAAAAATGTAACATACCTCTACCTCTATGGAACACGTAATGCCTCTACTTGTTAGCTGTTTGTCAGTTGGATCCTTCACATCCTGGAACCTGTCTTTGCAGGCATAAGTTTCTTCATTGTCCACTAGTCTGGTTAGAAAATGCATTACAGAAGAAGGAACTTCGAAGCATACTTTGTCCCTGACGTGTCAAGTCAGAATCATCCCCTCTTGCATTAATATACTTGCCAATCTTTTTTGGGGCAAAAATTAACTATCCACATTCTGCAAGCATATTTCTTAAACTTCATGTATCATAAGATCCTTTGCTACTAATGCAATTCGCTGTTTTGCACTGTCAGACCGGAGGTTTTCTCctttgaatacaatctacaagaaaaaatcaaaacaatcaaCAAAGATAGCAATTGTGAATAAAAGCCAAATTAATTACCTAGCTTCGAAATCAAATCAATGTTGGAATATAGTTCTTGTTCAGATTACCTCAGTCTGAGAATCTGGGGAGAACCACCGTAACAGAATCCCAAGATGCACAACAGCAGGAATTAGCTTAAAAAGCAATGGAGTAGTGACCTGTAGCCAAGAGAAAATCAATTCATCATGTCACAGTAGGTGTTCCAAAACACAAAAACACTTACCGCAAAACACCCACTTTCAACTTTTGACCGCTAGCGGCTTATCTCTTGCAATAAACAATACCGAACACAACCTAAGGTCAAGAACTTTTTGTGCAGTGTGCCCATGTGCTCAACCTTGCTCCattaaagaaaatttatgaaaagtaaCATTGCCTGGCTTAATAATGACCTGAAGATCTAAGGAAGTGCGATGACTCAAGTGTTTAGAACAGCTAGTGTATGATCGCTGGacataaattttacatattttactTATTCACTATTGACATATCTAAAATCGTGAGAAAATTTACAATCAAGTACCAAAGAAACTCTATGTAAAAAAGATATCATGACTGAAATTGTACAGATGCTTGTATTGTTTTCTCGATGTGAAAAAGAGTACAAGTCTTCTGTTTAAATTTCTAAACaataattatatagttattagACGAGAGCCGACAAACACAACAGAGCACATAGGTAATCCAGATATATGTGATGGaacaataattacaaaataaaatattgactgCCTACCAGACTAAGGGCTGTTGTCCCAAGAAGCAGCAAGTAGAGCTTTCCCTAAAAAATTTACAgaagaacaaaataaaacacAGAAAAATTAAACTTCCGTGATGCCGTACTTCTTTCTGGGTTTATAATCTCTACCATGAGACTTGAgagtttaatttaataattctcCTTTCTTCGTAAGGTTTTAAAGTGAAATCAAGCAAGAGATTCATTCAGCAATAACCTCAACAAGATGAAGATTAGAAGCACGGCTGAGAAGGACAAAAGCGAATTCCCCTATCTGAGCTAAAGACATCCCAACCTGCATCGTCGTAGACTCAAGAAACCTGTTAGtacaaaaacatatatgaaGATGTAACTAGTAAATTGAGAGAATGCTACAAAGTGACATCTTACCAAAATTGAAGTCTTGTTATTATAGCCAAAACCCTTGACAACTACGGAAATTATAACTGTTTTAACAACCACCACTAATAAAACTGAAGCTAACAAAATATCAACATGATTCCATAGAAAATGGACATGAATAagcattccaatgctggcaaGAAAGAGGGCTGCAAAGAAGTTTCGAATGGGTTCAACCTGCATCAGCAATAAACATTCAAGAGGAAAGTAAACCAAGGGAATTTACTTGCAGTATAAACAATACAATTGTTGATAATATTAAATGTCCATCCCAAGATAGAGAGGAAAAAATTGCTACCCTCCTAATAATTTGCAAGATGTTTTCAGTAGAAAAACTGAGCAATTACGTAATTCCTGAGTTTCAGTCAAGCCATAAACCGTTAAGATTTTCATCACTTCCAAAACTATCAGGGTACGATAAACAATCTTCACCATACACCCTCACTTATAGGTATATAAGAGATAATTTAGGAAGGCGAAAGAAAACTTGCAATTTAGTAATTACATTTCAATCAAGACAAGATCAGcactttgaaaattatataactaaGAATATATTCAAATTGCTCATACACTGACCACTGCAATATGAAACAAACTTTTAAAAGGTCACACTCATTACAAATTAAAAGCATTAAAACAAACATACATATGTATCCGAGAGAGATTTCGTAAACCATCAGAATTCCCCCATCCTTTTGTCAATTTTTACTTAATTACTAGTAATTTGTCCCAGTATAATACCTTTCAATATAAGCAGGACCCCAGTTAAGACTTGGAAGACAATGCACACCACTGCCAACTAGAGATGTTAATATAAAGCGCCAGTGAAACCAGTCTTGGCTTTAAATGTAAGTATTTATTATCTGGAAGTCTTAATAGCAGTTATATACATTTTAACAGCATCTGCTTAGGGACGTAATGATGCCACAAAAGTTAAAATCATCGTCTGCATATATTTGTGCAAGTATATCAGCCCCATGCGGGTTTTTTTAGGTGGAGAGCACAATATGCTTTCCCAATCTAGTTTCGCATTTACAGGTCCATTGGCTGCCATACTTGTATCGTATTTGTCGACAAAAAAATGGAGAAACATGCAAGTTTGATACCAATTTCTAGGTTCCATTAAGCCTTTGATTGGAACTTTATAACCAACTCGGCCATGTAGCCCAATCAATGTGTTTGTACTGGATATAAATCTTCCAAATGTACGAGTAAAACAAAATATGTCGCACGatttaattaatatgttttCCCACAGATACAGAACATGGAGAAGCTGACGGcaattaaaagataaaaaagtCAATACTTCTTACCATGGCCAACTCAAAAGAGAAAAGTAGTCTTACTTGTTCAAGGGTATGTTGAGCAAGATCAGTTGTTGCTATCATCACTCCAGCAGCGAATGAACCTAGCTCAAAACTTAAACCCAGCTTATCACTACACTGAAATGACACAAAAAAACAGATAATTTATACTAGTTTAAACATTTATCTGAAAAGAACGAATATGCTAAAGATGCAATCTTGTTTGACATTTACATTATCATGTTGGTGTGCTGCTATGCAACAGGTGCTAAAGTATCTataaatataaaagtttaaagcAAGAAAGTTGTACATCATGGTCAGTTAAATACCGTTGAACTAAATACAACATGGTCAGTTATATTCCATTGAACCAAATACTGCTACAACATTTAATTTTTCAACTTTGGAGGAGCTTCACGCGTTTCCACTAATTCTATAGAAAAGATTCTACGAATTTCATTTCACCCCACAAAACTTTAGTAGATTCACTTTTCTGTGCACATACATGAAAGATCAGAAAACTTAAATTCCTACAAAATTACTTGGTACTTAATTTCATGTGTAAAAATGCTCCTCAGATCATGCAAGAATTCCATCATGAAACATAATTGCGAACAAGGAAAAATCAAGTAGCATCCGAGTAAAGGAGAGCATAATCAGCAGGAAACAAAGAGAAGGAAATTAAGTAGAAAAACGAACCCATGCTACAAGCAAGCAAAAAGCAACTGCTGCCAGCTGATATAGTTCATTGGTCTGCACAAGAAATTCTGCATTATAAAAACAAGACAAAGTACACACTGCAGCTAGCATCCAGAAGAACAGAAGATTGTTTAAGAAAGACTTGTGTTGGCACAAGTAACGGGGAGCATACTTGGCAACGATATaactcatataaaataattcataCCTGTGATGATAGGCTTATCATCAGCTTAAGGAACCAAGGAACACAAGTGCGGGACATAATTGTTAAAGCAGCCAGAAAACCCATCAACGTTACCAGCCTGGGCAacacatatattacaataaaatGTAATAGTTAGATATCTAAATGCACTTCATGTGATAGAAGGAATAATCAGgtgtttgatatttacttaGGTACTACAAAAATACAGATCACTAGAAATGACCTACAAGCATTTGCGAAATTCACCTTTGCTATAGGCTACAATATACTGTACCTTCTCTTCTGATCTAAAACCATTTCAGTTAAAGTTCATACACGCTGATGCAAAGTATTTTGTAAGTTTATAGCCCTTAAACCTAGGAATTACCTTGCTATGTTATTTTTACCACTGTAGTCTGTTTAATTGCTCTTAAATCCTATAACCAAGATGCTCAGACTTCAGGCCTCAAAACTGTAATGAAATCTTTAGTTTGTAGCAATTTCCAGATACGCACCTTCTAAAAGCTTAGCAACACAAAACTTACAAGTCCAAATCTGTTTGTTCCAGAAAATACAATTAACTTAACAAAGTGTTGACTAGACAAAAAGCACTTTGATGATTTCTGGCAGCAGCATGATATAGAATTACTAAAAAAACATTTCTGctttttcaagatttcaagCTCTTAACTGTAAGGGAATGAATTTAAGACTATACTTCATAAAGAACATAAATTTCAGTCCACAATCTCAAACATGATTTCCATAAACAGATGCCAAGATATATAATCATCACACACACATGCCTTAAACATAAATAATGAAAAGATACGAGTTAAGCTATCAACTTACGATTTTGTCATGGATATAACTCCCTGAAGAACTCCTGAAGTTCCACCCAATATCGGCAAAAGAGCAAACAGCAAACCTACTGCACAATCCTGAAACAGGAAGAATGGAAGTGAGGATGACTAAATGGGACCTTTTTTAGTCAAAAGACCTTCATAATTAAATTTGTCTACATAACAGCTTTTATCATGTCGCAAACAAAGTGTACCAGCA
Protein-coding regions in this window:
- the LOC108222827 gene encoding ABC transporter G family member 36-like translates to MLPHSLLSTILQSIHDLPMETESIILAESSLHWSQIPLHNFHRFDVWRTRQDLFNSMGSMYSAVVFIGIQNTIIVQPVVAVERTVFYRERAAGMYSSIAYALAQVVVEVPHVLVQTVVYGAIVYSMIGFEWSGAKFFWYLLFMFATLLYYTFYGMMTVALTPNLSLATILAGSLFGIWNLFSGFVIPVTPCSVEMVLLGMPCSVEPVWNAGFAIW